The window ctCAGATGTTGGATTAACATGTGATTAGATAGCTCAAAAACCAGAAGCACAATTTTCTGTTATCTTACCAGATTCATAGTATGCTTTTTATCAGACTGGCataggtaaaaaagaaaacatcaaagttttaaaattataatttgactTCTGTTGTTTTGAAAACTATACCTCAGATATACTTTGTAGATTTCAGacatgggttttcttttctttttaacagggagaagatataaatgtatttaatttaacagagaaccttcagaatgaaaactccAGACATGGGTTTTATACACTGTAGAATGTATAGCTATAGAGAggtagtcatttttaattttttgcctaaAATCATTCCTTTTGATAtgttctaacttttaaaaaattcctttctaaaagAGACTTTATGAgttttctgttcatttctccatttctggaagtttcattttttaaaatttaaacagattTGTCCTGAAGAACAACTTATTAATGGATAATCAATACTGTTGCCTTCCTATTGGAGTGCCTGCCAACAAAGAATTGCTGCTTCTGGAGTCCCTAATTTCTATATCcccaattatttttcaaacagaaatGGTTACCCAAAGGACCCTTCTCTACTCATAAGCTCACCAAGAGCTGCTGCTCATAAGCCCACAACTTTTGCCAACTCAGCTCCTATCTTACTCTTCCTCACTAACCTTCCCTCTATGgcaataaagcaaagaaaaataaagaatgcaatGTGGAAGTTGGTTTCACAACAACAGGGTCCAAAAGTTGTATTCCTAAATGTCTTTTCTACCCCCTAACCAATTAGAACTCCAAAGAAATTTCCccagtaaataattttaaagggcCATGCTTTACTATGCAGTACTACTCTTGTGACCTTCTCTggaaattattcattcattcactcattcacttatttttttttattttttttttttattttatttttttatttattttttttttttgagacagagtgtcactttgttgcccgggctagagtgagtgccgtggcatcagcctagctcacagcaacctcagactcctgggcttaagcgatcctactgcctcagcctccctagtagctgggactacaggcatgagccaccatgcccggctaatttttttgtatatatatttttagttggccagataatttctttctatttttagtagagacggggtctcactcttgctcaggctggtctcgaactcctgacctcgagcgatccacccgcctcggcctcccagagctaggattacaggcgtgagccaccgcgcccggccacttatttttttttagagacagactgttgctctgttgcccagactggagtgcagtggtgcaatcatagctcaagGGATCTTTTTGGACTCAAggaatactcctgcctcagccttcccagcaGGTAGGACTACTGGCGTGTGCCACCACTCTtggcatttgttttttatttagtttttttagagacagggtctcactatgttgcctgggctggtctcaaattctgggtctcaagcgatcctcccacttcagcctcccaaagtgctaggattacaggcatgagccattgtgcccagcctggcaatcatttattataaagaatggaaactctttgagggcagagaatCTTGTCTATCTATCTCCATCTCCAGCATATACTATATTTCATCATTTCTAAGTTGCCATCAATTATAGGATGCATTTCAGATAagtaaaaatgtggaaaacaaacTACATCTTATAATCAATAAAATACGGTAACAGAGTAACttgcacataataggtgctcaataaatgtttactgaattgaattacaatttttaaaagttcctttgGGAAAGCATTTTGAGTCCCAAGCAACTGGCTTACAGACAAATCTAATGGGGCTTGGGGGGCGGGGTGCAGAGAACTATAACCTGAGgtttgtctgtattttttaatagcCAATTTGAAAAGAATAGTTCTCCAGAGTGGTATGTTTTTGTCTAGGTATATgtctatttttcccttctctttttccttaccTCGTCAATTAGTTTCCTGGCATTTGCGATAGTATAATCACCAGCAAATAATACCACCAAGCATGATTCATCACTGCTCTTCTGTCTCCGACCCCGGGATATTGGAACGATGCTTCTATTGGCTTCTGTGGAAACACGGACAGCTTTGAGCTCTTCAGTAGTAGGTACAGGAACATAGTCCTGAACCACAGCATCTTCTGGAAGAAGGCTCCAGTTGAGCTCTCCTGACACAGGTGTAAAATCATGAATGTTACTCCATGTATTATTGAAGATACTGAGCCCTGCATCTTTGAACTGGAAAGCTAATTCAGGGTAGTACCATTGAAAACAGCCAAATTTGATATTTGTGGAAGACTCAATAATTGGTTGAGTGGCACAGCACAAAAAGACTTCCAGCTTTCTACAATCACGCACACGAAATTGTTGGCAGGCTAATGTGCACTTGCAATCTCTGCAATTCCGGAAAAACACACTGCCTTTCACTGGTCCCAGAAAAATTATGCAGTTAGTACAGTCATCAATGGTAATAGTAGCTGAGTGATCAAAAATATAGATGTTACAGTTCTCACAGTCTTGAATAAGAAACTGTTGTCCTGACACTTTCCCAGGTAAGCGACCTACAGTTTCATCCTTCAGTCCACTGAACATGTAGTCTTTTGGATCAACCTGCAGGGACAAAACACAGACCTTTAgtattattaacattattcaACATATATCAATTGCGTGCCTATtgggtgccaggcacagttcttaGTGCTAAAATATAAGTTCCTAATCTTGCTGGCTTTGCAacatagtaagaaaacaaacaggatAAAGTTTTTCTACTAATAAAAGGCATGAGTGggaaaaagggagaggaaaactTAGAAAGACTCAAGGACATATCCACCAAATACAATGTGTGGACACTGCATACAGTTTCAAATATACCAACTGTAAAAACACTTTTTTGAGACAACTGaggaaatacatacacacacacatcatattagatgatattaaggaatttttcattttgttaggtgtgataatggcattGTGTTTATATGAGGGAAAGGGCctcatcaattaaaaattaaaatgtttaaaaattattagccTTCCCTAGTATATGGTATATCTATGGGGAAAAGATATGCACCCGGAAGACTTGAATGTCTGGTTCTTTTGGCAACTACAGCTCTCATTATAATATAAAACTATGATCTTGGCTAACATACATACCTCCCAGGAGATATAGCCACTCTCTTTCCTATTAAATTGTGTTTCTGGGCATGCAAAGCTAAAGGGCAGCCTCTGTGACACTATGGTTTGAGTCTTCTTGTAACTTAACCCAGGTGACACCCACATCATCACTGCTATTGTCAATAGGCTTTTAGCCTATTTGGAATTTATATAACTAAAAAATTTACTAAGCTTTGTGGAGTACCAGGatcaagaatttatttaaaaaattatccttttaataaaggagcctataaaaaattaaactcaaattCTATGTATCTAACTATCTTAATCACTACATGCTATTTCAGCCTTctgatgctttttcttttttgatgcttcacttttaaaacttctacttttaaaaaaaattctgaaattggAAATGTACCCAGACTGAAATATATTTCTCTGTCCTTCCACAAATTGATGTATGGGTCTCAACTTCTAAACTCTGACTAATTTCTGCAATATGCTACAGAAAGTGGAGGAACCTGAAGGCAAAAGAATCCCAATATTTCAGTGCTTGTATCTATAAATTtgattcaaacatttattgagctacaagtataatttttcaaatttggcCATTTCCATCCTTAGATTGTCTAAACTATAGCTCATGTAATCTTTTAAATAGTATGCCTGGAATCTGTcatatcaattttttattttaactgaccTATAAAATTATAGTCACTAAAagtctattttgatttttttcaagtgaCCTTTTTTGTCGcctttaagacagggtcttgctttatcacccaggctggagtgcaacagccagatcatagcttactgtaactttgaactcctgtgctcaagtgatcctcccacctcagcctcccaagtagctgggactataggctcacaccaccacacatggctaatttttaaaatattttatagagctggggtctcactatgttgcccaggctggtcttgaactcccgggctcaagcaatcctcctgcctcagcctcccaaagtgctgggattacaggagtgagccaccatgcctggcccaagtAACCTTTTTATCTATTTGCACAGTTTTGACTGTgaccatataaattttatataaaactattcATGTACTACAGATAAGCTTCCATTGATACAGTACGTAAAAATTTGATTTACAAAGCAAAATTTAATCCTCTTAATCATAAGCAAATACGCTTAAAGTGACTTATTCAGTAATTGCACAATAAATATTATACTTATCTAGTTTTACATACTGTACAAGGAGGAGCACTGGTCTGTAGTATGAGGCAATAAAGGAAGTACTTGTTTTCTAGTCTCAATTTTGTTACCTATGAGTCTGATCTTGCAGTCACTTTAACTTTCTGGATCTTCAGTCACTCAATCAAACATCTgaatatgcaatatttttttaTACCAAAAGCACCCAACATTGTTCTAGATGTTAAAATGAATATGACCAGCTTTCCATAAAAGAAGTAAACACTCACCTAAACAGCTAGTTTAAAAACAACCCTGACCATGTAATGAGAGATGCTGAGAATATTCTGGAAACACTGAGGAGGgacagctggggtggggaggaggtgtgaCATGGAAGACTTTCTGCATGAAATGAGAATGAATAAGCTAGAGTTCACCAGGTAAAAGGGGTGCCCCTCCTTCCCATGCCAGGCAAAAGTAACAGAATGAACAAAGTAAAATTCTTTAGGAAGTGGTAAGAAAACTAAAAGTGGTTTAGTGTTACAAGGAGGGTATTAGATGAAGCTAGACAGGTAGGCAGGGGCCATATTATAAAGCTTTAAGTTACCCTCAGGCAATAGGGAGCCACAGAAGGATTTAAACAAGCAAAATTTACATTTCAGGAAGATTACTCCAATAAGAATAAGGAAACATGGAACATGGATGGATCTGAGAGGCTACTGTGGGCATCCAGAAAGGGCTAGAACTAGAACTGTAGTTAATAGGGGAAGAAGAGGATGGGatgaatttgagaaatattgAGGAAAAAGAATTAGCATATTGGTAATTCAGTGGCTACAGGAGGTAAGGCAGAAGGATGAGTCACAGAGGAAAAGCCACGTgacaacacagcaagaaggcagctgtctgtaagctagaaagagagccctcaccagacaccgaatctgctggcacctCGATCTTGAACTTCCTGgctctagaactataagaaataaacttctgttatttaagccacccagtctgtggtattctgttatggcagcctgtTTTAGTCTGCTCAGACTGCAAAAGCCATCTTCTTGCTACATTGTCACCAAGACTTTTCTCtgtgtggagagggagagggagggaacaAGTATAAGCTAGGTGaatcttcttataaggacactaatcctatcagatcagcATTCCACCTTTATGACCTCACTaatcttaattacttccttagaggacccatctccaaatacagcccaATGGatgttagggcttcaacatatgaatttaacaaatattcagtccataacagctGCCAATGCTGAGGAATTACATGTAATTtactattctaaatattttctctggaCACTCCAGTTTTCCTAGTTCATAGGGAGAAAATAATCCTACGGCCTAATAGTTCTATAGTATAAAATTATTTGGATTATCAACACAGTCTTCTAAGGAGAAATTTAGGATTTATGTTGCTGTACTTCCTCAACAATTCCTGacagtttttcaaaacaaaaagtaatagtAAACAACCTGAAGCTTAGACCCATAATAATTTTGCAAAAGTTACTAGTTCTCAAATAAAGTGCCTAAAATCATAAACATGGAAAGGTcatgttttaaattactttttcacAAGACCCATTTATGAAATGAGCTTAGTTTAGGCTGCATTTCTTATTACATTCCTTAACAAGTAGTGGATATACTttcaaaatcaaagaaaaatttcaagGGTTAGAATTCATCTGATATTGATTTAATGCCTTACAGCTATTAAATTAAGGCAAGCATTATTTtcccaacagaaaacaaaagtgaacaTCTTATGCTTTGAGCAGCaacacaaatatttcattaaaattcatcTCCACAATTAAACTCCCATAATGATAATCTGatataaaataatggaatttgttaattttaatggAAATCCAGTATGAATAGAAGTACAAAATAAGATTCAAGAGTAAAAAAGCACTACatatatgtgccaggcatcatacTAAGTGCTTTATAAGCATCCATTCAATCTACAAAAACCCCTATGAGGGTTGTATACTATAATTATCTgctttatggatgagaaaattgaggtacaCAGAgactaaataacttgcccaaggtcacactgttAGTAAATGCTTGAGCTCAGTCTCAAGCCCAGACAGTCTGGCTCCTAAGCACATTCTCTTGGCTGCTTCTTCATATTCAACCATAAACAATTGCTTACTGGATGCACAAATCAATGGAATAGAGAGTTCAAAAtaggtgtatacacacacacacacacacacacacacacacacacacacaaaggtgcaaaggcaattcaatagaaaaaggatagtcttttcaacaaatggtgctggaacaactggacatctatattcaaaaaaaaaagaaatctcatagaAAAAAGAACTCAACCTGTACCTTGTACCATATATaataattaactcaagatgaatcATAGACCTAAGTATAAAACCAAGAACTATAAAACTTCttgaagaaaacagaggagaaaaatctttgtaatcttggttaggcaaagatttcctaGTTATGAAACCAAAaacacaatccataaaagaaaaaactgaagatTGGACTTTTagcaaaattgaaaatgtttgttCTTCAAGAAACACTGTTAAGAGAAGATGAGTCattaattgggaaaaaatatttgcaaaacacacatATGACATGGGACTTGTATTgaggatatataaagaattctcaaaaactcaataagaaaacaaatgatccaacaaaaaatgagcaaaagatttgaataagcATTTTACCCAATAAGATCTAGATagcaaataagtacataaaaatgttcaacatcattaatcattattagggaaatgcaagttaaaccacaatgaaatactactacacacctattagaatggctaaggttttaaaaaaaaccctgacaataccaaatgaggtgaggatgtggagcaaatgtctctctcatacattgctggtgggcaaaatggcacagccacttggAAAaatagtttgtcagtttcttGTAATAGTTTAATATACAATTTCCATAGGACTCAGCAATCTCACTCATGGGTCTTtacccaagtgaaatgaaaacttatattcactaaaaaaaacctgtatgcaaatatttatggtagcattattcataattaccaGAACTGTAAACAACCCAGTGTccttcaactggtgaatggataaataaactgtggtacatccatataatggaatactagtcagcaataaaaaggaattcctGATAcgtgcaacaacatggatgaatcttaaatgcatcacgctaagtgaaagaagcctgactgaaaagattacatactgcatgattccatttatatgatattctaaGAAAGACTAAACTATAGGGATAGAAAACTGAtcggggtggaggtggggctgacTGCAAAGGAGCAAATTGACAAAGGAAGAAATTTTGGCAGGTAATGGAACTGTTCTATATGTTGATTGGTAACAGTTATACAGCTGCAtgtgtcaaaactcatagaactgtacacttaaaatggggaaattttactgtatgtaaattacacttcaataaatataaatattaaaatttaaacattgttAAGTCAGTTTCAGGGCTATATAGTTATGTAGTTGAAAggttatttcataaatgaaaatggCAGTGCCacataattatagaaataataagatCAGTACCTTGAGCTTATATACATAATGATGAGAGAAGGTGAAGTATTAAGATTACATTTAGATTACTTCACCATGTTGCTAAATATATAACAAGAATTATGAAATTTTAGGATTGGAAAGAATTTTCTATATCATCTAATCTAGTCTTAATCTATCCTTATATCCTATCACATTCCCTTTGGTCACCCAGATTTGCCTGAATGCTTCTAGCAATGCTTACCTCCCCTCATGAGCTGCTCAAAGAATTAGAGAACTGGAAGGGATCTTAGGAAACCAAAGGTTGGAAAAGCTGACAAGTCAGGTGTAGTTGGGTgcagaataaaaactaaaatccCAATCTCATACACTTTTCACTCCCTGTACTTTTTCCCTTCATCAAAACTTTATatgggtaaagaaaaaaaaaatgaaactctcatacattgctggtgga of the Lemur catta isolate mLemCat1 chromosome X, mLemCat1.pri, whole genome shotgun sequence genome contains:
- the RP2 gene encoding protein XRP2, whose amino-acid sequence is MGCFFSKRRKAEKESRPENEEQPKQYSWDQREKVDPKDYMFSGLKDETVGRLPGKVSGQQFLIQDCENCNIYIFDHSATITIDDCTNCIIFLGPVKGSVFFRNCRDCKCTLACQQFRVRDCRKLEVFLCCATQPIIESSTNIKFGCFQWYYPELAFQFKDAGLSIFNNTWSNIHDFTPVSGELNWSLLPEDAVVQDYVPVPTTEELKAVRVSTEANRSIVPISRGRRQKSSDESCLVVLFAGDYTIANARKLIDEMVGKGFFLVQTKEVSMNAEDAQRVFREKAPDFLLLLNKGPVIALEFNGDGAVEECQLIVNETFNGTKMFVSESKETASGDVDNFYNFADIQMGI